From Chryseobacterium sp. IHB B 17019, one genomic window encodes:
- a CDS encoding Tex family protein → MNVTSYIKQTLDISEKSINATLQLLAEDCTIPFISRYRKDKTGNLDETQIEQIAKINKQFEEILKRKETILKSVEEQNALTPEFRQRIDESFDIQELEDLYLPFKKRKKTKADAAKEKGLEPLAKIIMSQKSNDVHFLASKYINDQVSSEEEALQGARDIMAEWINENMYVRKNLRRLFQRKAVVTSKVVKAKKDEEDAQKFSQYFEWEESLNRTPSHRLLAMLRAESEGFVKTNISIDKDEAIDFIENAVIKSNNETAEQISLAIKDSYKRLLEPAISNETLQEAKEKADKKAIEIFSENLTQLLLAPPLGEKRILAIDPGYRSGCKIVCLDEKGDLLHNETIYPHAPQNESGMAMKKIRSMVNAYNIEAISIGNGTASRETEFFIKKIAFDKPLQVFVVSEAGASVYSASKIARDEFPKYDVTVRGAVSIGRRLSDPLAELVKIDPKSIGVGQYQHDVDQTQLKNELDSTVMKCVNSVGINLNTASKSLLSYVSGIGEKMAENIVNYRAENGAFEDRKQLKKVPRLGEKAFQQAAAFVRINNAKNPLDNSAVHPEAYGIVEKMAKDLGIKTNELIANKEKISQISPEKYITGDIGILGIKDILKELEKPGLDPRKAAKIFEFDPKVKKITDLKTGMVLPGIVNNITAFGCFVDLGIKESGLVHISQLKEGFVSDVNEVVKLHQHVQVKVTEIDEARKRIQLSMIL, encoded by the coding sequence ATGAACGTTACAAGCTATATAAAACAGACACTCGATATATCAGAAAAAAGTATTAATGCTACTCTTCAGCTATTAGCTGAGGACTGTACAATTCCTTTTATTTCCCGGTATAGAAAAGACAAAACGGGAAATCTTGATGAAACTCAAATCGAACAAATTGCAAAGATCAATAAGCAGTTTGAGGAAATTTTAAAGAGAAAAGAGACCATTTTAAAATCTGTTGAAGAGCAGAATGCCTTGACTCCCGAGTTCAGGCAAAGAATAGACGAAAGCTTCGATATTCAGGAGCTTGAAGACTTGTATTTACCTTTCAAAAAGAGAAAGAAAACGAAAGCTGATGCCGCCAAAGAAAAAGGATTGGAACCTTTAGCTAAAATTATTATGAGTCAGAAAAGTAATGATGTTCATTTTTTGGCTTCAAAATATATTAATGATCAAGTTTCATCTGAAGAAGAAGCTTTGCAGGGTGCAAGAGATATTATGGCCGAATGGATCAATGAAAATATGTATGTCAGAAAAAATCTTCGCCGGCTTTTCCAACGGAAAGCGGTTGTAACGTCCAAAGTTGTCAAGGCAAAAAAAGATGAAGAAGATGCCCAAAAATTCTCACAATATTTTGAGTGGGAAGAAAGTCTCAACAGAACACCCTCTCACCGACTTCTGGCAATGTTAAGGGCAGAATCCGAAGGCTTTGTGAAAACCAATATCTCAATTGATAAAGATGAAGCCATAGATTTTATAGAAAATGCAGTTATTAAGTCAAACAACGAAACAGCGGAACAAATTTCGTTAGCTATAAAAGACAGCTACAAAAGATTACTGGAACCCGCCATTTCAAATGAAACTTTACAGGAAGCCAAAGAGAAAGCCGACAAAAAAGCCATTGAGATTTTTTCTGAAAATTTAACCCAGCTTTTACTGGCTCCGCCATTGGGAGAAAAAAGGATTCTGGCGATAGATCCGGGATACAGAAGTGGTTGTAAAATCGTTTGCCTCGATGAAAAAGGAGATCTGCTGCACAATGAAACGATTTATCCCCACGCTCCCCAAAATGAGTCCGGAATGGCAATGAAAAAGATCCGTTCTATGGTAAACGCTTATAATATTGAAGCAATATCAATTGGAAACGGTACCGCAAGCCGTGAAACCGAGTTTTTCATTAAAAAAATTGCGTTTGACAAGCCGCTTCAGGTTTTTGTAGTTTCGGAGGCCGGAGCTTCGGTCTATTCCGCGAGTAAAATTGCGAGAGATGAATTTCCAAAGTATGACGTGACCGTTCGTGGAGCCGTTTCCATCGGAAGAAGATTATCCGATCCTTTGGCAGAATTGGTGAAAATTGACCCCAAATCCATCGGAGTAGGACAATATCAGCACGATGTAGACCAGACTCAGCTTAAAAATGAACTGGATTCTACGGTCATGAAGTGTGTAAATTCTGTTGGAATTAATTTAAATACAGCAAGTAAATCCCTTTTAAGCTATGTCTCAGGAATTGGTGAAAAAATGGCCGAAAACATTGTGAATTACCGAGCTGAAAACGGTGCTTTTGAAGACAGGAAGCAACTGAAAAAAGTTCCGAGATTAGGTGAAAAAGCTTTCCAGCAAGCGGCTGCGTTTGTGAGAATTAATAATGCTAAAAACCCTTTGGACAACTCTGCTGTGCATCCCGAAGCGTATGGAATTGTTGAAAAAATGGCGAAAGATCTAGGCATTAAAACCAATGAATTAATCGCCAATAAAGAAAAAATTTCTCAAATAAGCCCTGAAAAATATATTACCGGGGATATCGGAATTTTAGGAATTAAAGATATTTTAAAAGAACTTGAAAAACCGGGATTAGACCCAAGAAAGGCAGCAAAAATATTTGAATTTGATCCTAAAGTAAAAAAGATCACCGATTTAAAAACCGGAATGGTTCTGCCAGGAATTGTGAATAATATTACGGCTTTCGGATGTTTCGTGGATCTGGGAATTAAAGAAAGCGGACTGGTTCATATTTCTCAATTAAAAGAAGGTTTTGTCTCCGATGTGAATGAGGTTGTGAAGCTTCACCAGCATGTTCAGGTAAAAGTAACGGAAATTGATGAAGCGAGAAAAAGAATTCAACTGAGTATGATTTTGTAA
- a CDS encoding right-handed parallel beta-helix repeat-containing protein, producing MIYTNDFFQSGSTYPNDDVVQLVDSYTYETVIYKKTTVGIPATGNGDGAVYRKKGSDFYKRQWTGYVNILWWGITDSLTVAEVTTRLQTALALGYDTFFDKMSLQINDQLLVQSNQKLLSKGCKIKQTAVEKPIFNCEYKENISIMGFGLEGLGTNYSPTSSSKAVGILCYGVHDLTIENNTFKNFTYSAVSGLREVDNVIFKFNTVRNSFDSTWAENTSESVTGRKDNTGITIGGKNITIFKNNFMNSSQGIIIAEESEFVSIINNDIENTILEHGMYLDAGISNLTVSENRIRNTKKVGIKLQNRDGSDTISYVCKNVLISNNIIDNTAAGGDGILIINTTTGILTTKNLVVMGNVVKNAGQHGINLRNIDGAVVTNNILNDIEYSGIYISHTKSANISHNNIRSTKENGIFIESGNDLLNISFNNIENPGMKNIGNEGLLTGIIITETNNTEIAVKHNKITSDNGFMRWGVFVEGGDGQITYEIENNTVLNAQYIDFRFIDNSKPLRFLRNNYKNIQNSPGQQ from the coding sequence ATGATTTACACAAACGATTTTTTCCAATCAGGAAGCACTTATCCAAATGATGATGTAGTACAGCTTGTAGACAGTTACACATATGAAACTGTAATTTATAAAAAAACAACGGTCGGTATTCCTGCTACCGGAAATGGAGATGGTGCAGTTTACAGAAAAAAAGGAAGTGATTTTTACAAACGTCAATGGACAGGATATGTCAATATTCTATGGTGGGGAATTACAGATTCTCTGACTGTTGCTGAAGTTACCACACGATTGCAAACAGCATTGGCTCTGGGGTATGATACTTTTTTTGATAAAATGTCTTTACAGATTAACGATCAGCTATTGGTACAAAGCAACCAAAAATTGTTATCAAAAGGATGTAAAATAAAACAGACGGCAGTTGAAAAGCCAATTTTCAATTGTGAATATAAAGAAAATATTTCCATCATGGGGTTTGGTCTTGAAGGACTCGGAACTAATTATAGTCCTACATCAAGTTCTAAAGCTGTAGGAATTCTGTGTTATGGCGTACATGATCTTACTATTGAAAATAATACTTTTAAAAACTTTACCTATTCTGCAGTTTCCGGTTTAAGAGAAGTTGACAATGTAATCTTCAAATTCAACACGGTTAGGAATTCTTTCGACAGTACTTGGGCAGAAAACACCAGTGAGAGCGTCACAGGAAGAAAAGACAATACAGGAATTACAATTGGAGGAAAGAATATCACGATCTTTAAAAATAATTTTATGAATTCTTCTCAAGGTATTATTATTGCAGAAGAATCCGAATTTGTGTCTATTATCAATAATGATATTGAAAACACAATTCTAGAACACGGTATGTATTTGGACGCAGGAATATCAAATCTTACTGTTTCTGAGAATAGGATAAGAAATACTAAAAAGGTTGGAATTAAACTGCAGAATCGAGATGGTTCTGATACAATTAGCTATGTCTGCAAAAATGTATTGATTTCAAACAATATAATCGACAATACAGCTGCTGGCGGAGATGGGATTTTGATTATTAATACTACAACAGGTATCCTTACGACAAAAAATCTTGTAGTAATGGGAAATGTAGTGAAGAATGCTGGGCAACACGGTATTAATTTGAGAAACATAGACGGAGCAGTAGTTACAAATAATATTCTTAATGATATTGAATATTCGGGTATTTATATTTCTCATACTAAAAGTGCTAACATCTCGCATAATAACATTCGTTCTACAAAAGAAAATGGGATTTTTATTGAATCGGGTAATGATTTATTGAATATAAGTTTTAATAATATTGAAAATCCAGGAATGAAAAATATCGGAAATGAAGGATTGTTAACTGGTATTATAATTACAGAAACAAACAATACAGAGATCGCGGTAAAACACAATAAAATCACATCTGATAATGGCTTTATGAGGTGGGGCGTTTTTGTAGAAGGCGGAGATGGGCAGATTACATACGAAATAGAGAATAATACTGTCTTGAATGCCCAGTATATTGACTTTAGATTTATAGATAATTCTAAACCATTAAGATTTTTAAGAAATAATTATAAGAATATACAGAATTCTCCAGGTCAGCAATAA
- a CDS encoding YceI family protein has protein sequence MKKLSVIALVGVGLLAASCNKEKSADTAATTTEQTVAESKGQVLAVDTQASVVNWKAYHKGGMAPRWGTISVKSGELSVDGGQLSAGNFIMDMNSIKTNPASVTEKDKKPEDLDAHLKNPDFFDTAKNPTSEFKITSVTDLKEAPKDAVAGANKTVSGNLTLSGKTMNVTFPAKVDVVDNSASIQAKFTVNRADWGIKFGTSEADPAEWMISKDIEIAVDVKAKK, from the coding sequence ATGAAAAAACTAAGTGTAATTGCATTAGTTGGTGTGGGTCTTTTAGCTGCATCTTGTAACAAAGAAAAATCTGCAGATACGGCTGCAACAACTACAGAACAGACAGTAGCGGAAAGCAAAGGACAGGTATTGGCTGTTGATACACAAGCTTCTGTGGTAAACTGGAAAGCATATCACAAGGGAGGTATGGCGCCTCGTTGGGGAACAATCAGCGTAAAATCCGGTGAGCTTAGCGTGGATGGTGGACAACTTTCTGCTGGTAACTTCATTATGGATATGAATTCCATCAAAACAAACCCAGCTTCAGTAACGGAAAAAGATAAAAAACCTGAAGATTTGGATGCTCACTTAAAGAATCCTGATTTCTTTGATACGGCTAAAAACCCAACATCAGAGTTTAAAATTACAAGTGTTACAGATCTTAAGGAAGCACCTAAAGATGCAGTAGCAGGAGCTAACAAAACAGTAAGCGGAAACCTTACATTATCCGGAAAAACGATGAATGTAACTTTCCCTGCTAAAGTAGATGTAGTAGATAATTCAGCTTCTATTCAAGCGAAATTTACAGTAAACAGAGCAGACTGGGGAATCAAATTCGGTACTTCCGAAGCAGATCCTGCAGAATGGATGATCAGTAAAGACATCGAAATTGCTGTTGATGTAAAAGCTAAAAAATAA
- a CDS encoding histone H1: MKELIEKINAEFEAFTTEANQQAEKGNKAAGTRARKAALELSKLFKDFRKVSVEESKK; encoded by the coding sequence ATGAAAGAACTAATCGAAAAAATCAACGCAGAATTTGAAGCTTTCACTACTGAAGCAAACCAACAGGCAGAAAAAGGAAACAAAGCAGCTGGAACAAGAGCTCGTAAAGCAGCTTTAGAACTTAGCAAACTGTTCAAGGATTTCAGAAAAGTTTCCGTTGAAGAATCTAAAAAATAA
- a CDS encoding DUF1294 domain-containing protein, protein MLYLIVTIINLLSFIIFGLDKRRSIKHQRRIPENTLLLVSFLGGTIGAILGMLIFRHKISKTSFLLKFGVVVLTQIVLISLLRTI, encoded by the coding sequence ATGCTTTATCTAATAGTAACTATAATCAACCTACTCAGCTTCATCATTTTCGGCCTGGACAAAAGGCGGTCAATAAAACATCAGCGAAGAATTCCGGAAAATACCTTGTTGCTGGTTTCTTTTTTGGGCGGAACAATAGGCGCAATCCTAGGGATGTTAATTTTCAGACACAAAATTTCAAAGACTTCATTTCTGCTGAAATTTGGAGTGGTTGTTCTGACTCAAATTGTATTGATTTCTTTATTGAGGACTATTTAA
- a CDS encoding glycosyl hydrolase family 28-related protein, translating to MSTVELNDPFTGEWTCFLETNYIYDGRTLIDDSMCDEIMCMKVNGKYYRRILADDKVNVKWFGAKGDGDINDNGTIPNTDNQAFLDAITSLSKVFPIHYMTPSDELLKKNPVFGGFTLYIPNGKYLLSDSLVLPHFTTLLGESKKGVVIHQIVNSEHLTPRANVTNITGMAPNGVDVLMSESIVIKNITFSQGGIILQGAHDSIIDDVTVTRLLGDTTDNYNNKTSTGLSIKLAVNLKISNFKVSGSSGTGIVYEDSAGSGPSTTVTFRNIWMSHCKTGMLINGLLTESHAIQTSWIQNSIFEYNETGVEIKGITQNLSFRDIHFEQNKYYALKASESASFSLENIWADGWISTLQNNNDFLIQYNASLTSNNIVHLKNLFIKSGILIQDDYEGHVYVDGFINDLKYYDQNIKIYKTFDDIGDINKRPFAPIAGYNFYNTSDSKPEFFDGGSWRDADGMNADIKRSGTTLERPSSNLDTGFRYFDSSLGMPIFWEGTKWVKSDGTNA from the coding sequence ATGAGTACAGTTGAATTAAATGATCCGTTTACAGGAGAATGGACATGCTTTTTAGAAACAAATTACATTTATGACGGTCGTACCCTTATTGATGACAGTATGTGTGACGAAATTATGTGTATGAAAGTAAATGGTAAATATTATCGAAGAATTCTAGCTGATGATAAAGTAAATGTAAAATGGTTTGGTGCAAAAGGCGATGGTGATATAAATGATAATGGAACAATTCCAAACACAGATAATCAGGCTTTTTTAGATGCTATAACATCACTATCAAAAGTATTTCCTATACATTACATGACCCCAAGTGATGAGCTTCTTAAGAAAAATCCAGTATTTGGAGGCTTTACATTGTACATTCCTAATGGTAAATATTTACTAAGTGATTCTTTAGTATTACCACATTTTACAACATTGTTAGGTGAAAGCAAAAAAGGAGTTGTCATTCATCAAATAGTCAACAGTGAGCACCTGACTCCCAGAGCAAATGTTACCAACATTACTGGAATGGCACCAAATGGTGTAGATGTTCTCATGTCGGAATCTATTGTTATCAAAAATATCACTTTCTCACAAGGTGGGATTATCCTTCAAGGAGCCCATGACTCAATTATTGATGATGTTACAGTTACCAGACTGCTTGGAGACACCACCGACAATTATAATAATAAAACGAGCACAGGTTTAAGTATAAAACTGGCAGTAAATTTGAAAATTTCTAATTTCAAAGTTAGTGGATCTTCAGGAACGGGTATTGTTTACGAAGATTCAGCCGGTAGCGGTCCAAGTACAACCGTTACTTTCAGAAATATCTGGATGAGCCACTGTAAAACAGGAATGTTAATCAATGGTTTATTAACAGAGTCTCATGCAATTCAGACTTCATGGATTCAAAATTCTATTTTTGAATATAATGAAACCGGAGTTGAAATAAAAGGTATTACACAGAATCTCTCTTTTAGAGATATTCATTTTGAACAAAATAAATATTATGCCCTGAAAGCTTCTGAAAGTGCTTCATTCTCATTGGAAAATATTTGGGCAGATGGATGGATAAGTACATTACAGAATAATAATGACTTTTTAATACAATATAATGCCAGTCTTACTTCAAATAATATTGTTCATCTTAAAAATCTTTTTATTAAATCAGGGATTTTAATTCAGGATGATTATGAAGGCCACGTTTATGTAGATGGTTTTATAAACGATCTTAAATATTACGATCAGAATATTAAAATTTATAAAACATTTGATGATATTGGAGATATTAATAAAAGGCCATTCGCTCCCATTGCCGGTTATAATTTTTATAACACATCAGACAGTAAGCCTGAGTTTTTTGACGGCGGATCCTGGAGAGATGCAGATGGCATGAATGCAGATATAAAAAGATCCGGAACTACTTTGGAAAGACCTTCTAGCAACTTAGATACAGGGTTCAGATATTTTGATTCATCCTTAGGAATGCCAATCTTTTGGGAAGGAACAAAATGGGTAAAATCTGACGGAACAAATGCTTAA